In Oryza brachyantha chromosome 1, ObraRS2, whole genome shotgun sequence, the following are encoded in one genomic region:
- the LOC102716463 gene encoding mitochondrial import inner membrane translocase subunit PAM16 like 2-like, translated as MAGRLLANLIVMGGTVLGRAAVQAYRQAIVNANKTGAAQEVVNGIRRGSKAMTEQEARQILGISEQSTWEEIIQKYDTMFERNAKNGSFYLQSKVHRAKECLETVYQKPDMPS; from the exons ATG GCCGGTAGGCTTCTCGCGAATCTCATCGTCATGGGCGGGACTGTGCTGGGCAGGGCCGCGGTTCAGGCGTATCGCCAAGCCATCGTCA ATGCAAACAAAACTGGAGCTGCCCAGGAAGTTGTAAATGGTATTCGAAGGGGTAGCAAGGCCATGACTGAGCAAGAAGCCCGGCAAATACTAGGCATCAGCGAACAGTCCACTTGGGAAGAGATTATCCAG AAATACGATACCATGTTTGAGAGGAATGCTAAGAATGGGAGCTTCTATCTCCAGTCGAAAGTTCATCGGGCTAAAGAATGTCTAGAAACTGTATATCAGAAGCCCGACATGCCTAGCTGA